In Chrysoperla carnea chromosome 2, inChrCarn1.1, whole genome shotgun sequence, the following proteins share a genomic window:
- the LOC123291403 gene encoding protein sel-1 homolog 1 produces the protein MKKFNIILILLLIVCLNIVLCQEHHILGPPKTRNNKKQQDVDEDDESTSSSSSTRRDQLTDEEFIVLKVMSAPDLTKEQEKRKGDSSEKNEDNSIDSNSKDAENVALLKDGAWLTRMVQEMSGLQYHLSDDDLDKDLTDISDSLDADAIDSDTASLLLNDNGDESDQTPPVVLTAEEKEIQQIYDKGMSILNKTKSDKVAAYALLSEASVRGHKDARAAIAWAHLFGNPLDQNLQLAKEMFTSLADEGHSGGHMGMGFLYATGILVNVSQAKALVHYTLAAIGGDVWAQMAIGYRYWSGVTVTSKCEKALDFYRKVANRVGQSISFSGGAAIQRVRLLDELENGYTSGVVDNDLIEYYQLLAEKGDIQAQVALGQLHYQGGRGVDLDYQKALHYFTQAANAGNAVAMAYLGKIYLDGSDEVKQDNETALKYFRKASELGNPVGQSGLGLMYLYGRGVDKDYPKALKYFTLAADQGWVDGQLQLGNMYFNGIGVRRDYKLANKYFSLASQSGHVLAFYNLGQMHAAGSGMMRSCPTAVELFKNVGERGRWSELLMQAHADYRDGRFNEAYIQYALLAELGYEVAQSNTAFMLDRNEVPMLSNDEALIRALLYWGRAAAQGYSPAQVKLGDYHYYGLGTPVDYEAAAQHYRLASEQQHNAQAMFNLGYMHEQGLGMTKDMHLAKRLYDSAAETSHEAKVPVALALLKLQLMFSLQSVQDSPMAILLNLNETLGSDWDIYLITLLSAILGMIVYYRRPQPQPLLQQQQQNVQQQQQNNIQQGVL, from the exons atgaaaaagtttaatataattttaattttattattaattgtatgtttaaatattgttttgtgtcAAGAACATCATATTTTAGGCCCACCGAAaactagaaataataaaaaacaacaagatGTTGACGAAGATGATGAATCAACATCATCTTCATCGTCGACACGTCGTGATCAGTTAACTGATGAAgagtttattgttttaaaagttatgTCTGCACCAGATTTAACTAAAGAACAGGAGAAACGAAAAG GTGATTCTTCAGAGAAGAATGAAGATAATTCCATTGATTCAAATTCGAAAGATGCAGAGAATGTTGCCTTATTAAAAGATGGTGCCTGGTTAACACGAATGGTACAAGAAATGAGTGGTCTTCAATATCATTTAAGCGACGACGACCTGGATAAAGATTTAACTGATATATCAGATTCTTTAGATGCTGATGCAATTGATTCAGATACCGCATCATTGTTATTAAATGATAATGGGGACGAAAGTGATCAAACACCGCCAGTGGTATTAACAGCCgaagaaaaagaaattcaaCAAATATACGACAAAGGAATGTCaatcttaaataaaacaaaatcagaCAAAGTAGCTGCATATGCTTTATTATCCGAAGCAAGTGTTCGTGGGCATAAAGATGCGCGAGCCGCTATAGCATGGGCACATTTGTTTGGAAATCCATTAGATCAAAATCTTCAACTAGCCAAAGAGATGTTTACTTCTCTAGCAGATGAAGGACATTCTGGTGGACATATGGGAATGGGATTTTTATACGCCACTGGGATTTTAGTGAATGTTAGCCAAGCAAAAGCATTAGTACATTATACACTAGCTGCTATTGGCGGTGATGTTTGGGCACAAATGGCAATTGGTTATCGTTATTGGTCTGGTGTAACAGTGACATCGAAATGTGAAAAAGCATTAGATTTTTATCGTAAAGTTGCAAATAGAGTCGGACAATCAATATCATTTTCGGGAGGTGCAGCCATACAACGAGTACGCTTACTTGATGAATTAGAGAATGGTTACACATCGGGAGTAGTTGATAAcgatttaattgaatattatcaaCTGTTGGCTGAAAAAGGTGATATTCAAGCACAAGTAGCCCTGGGTCAATTACATTATCAAGGTGGGCGTGGTGTCGATTTAGATTACCAAAAAGCATTACATTATTTTACGCAAGCTGCTAATGCAGGTAATGCTGTTGCTATGGCATACTTAGGTAAG ATATACTTGGATGGAAGCGATGAAGTGAAACAAGATAATGAAACAGCCTTGAAATATTTCCGAAAAGCAAGTGAATTAGGGAATCCAGTTGGACAAAGTGGTCTTGGATTAATGTATTTATATGGACGTGGTGTTGATAAAGATTATCcaaaagctttaaaatattttacattagctGCTGATCAAGGTTGGGTTGATGGCCAGTTACAATTGGGGAATATGTATTTTA aTGGTATTGGTGTTCGTCGTGATTAtaaattagcaaataaatattttagtctaGCATCACAATCAGGACATGTGTTagctttttataatttaggaCAGATGCATGCTGCAGGCAGTGGAATGATGCGATCATGTCCAACCGCAgtcgaattatttaaaaatgttggtGAACGCGGTCGATGGAGTGAATTATTAATGCAAGCACATGCTGATTACAGAGATGGTCGTTTTAATGAAGCATACATTCAATATGCATTATTAGCGGAGCTAGGATATGAAGTAGCACAAAGCAACACAGCATTTATGTTAGATCGTAATGAAGTTCCAATGTTATCAAATGATGAAGCATTAATACGTGCATTATTATATTGGGGACGAGCAGCTGCTCAAGGTTATTCACCTGCTCAAGTTAAATTGGGTGATTATCATTATTATGGTTTGGGGACACCAGTTGATTATGAAGCCGCTGCTCAACATTATCGTCTAGCTTCTGAACAACAACATAATGCTCAAGCAATGTTTAATTTAGGTTATATGCATGAACAAGGTTTAGGAATGACAAAAGATATGCATTTAGCTAAACGTTTATATGATTCTGCCGCTGAAACAAGCCATGAAGCTAAAGTTCCTGTTGCATtagcattattaaaattacaattgatGTTTAGTTTACAATCAGTACAAGAT agtCCAATGGcaatactattaaatttaaatgaaacgtTAGGTTCCGATTGGGATATTTacttaataacattattatcaGCAATATTGGGTATGATAGTGTACTACCGACGACCGCAGCCTCAACCATTGttacagcaacaacaacaaaatgtacaacagcaacaacaaaatAACATACAACAAGGTGTATTGTAA
- the LOC123292514 gene encoding zinc finger CCCH domain-containing protein 14, which yields MDKITEVGHKMRSAIKAKLIELGCYVDDELPDYIMVMVANHRSKEMMLEDLQLFLDSNTQIFVNWLHHVLQKLHEVTVSSIDIPKITKQEARLKRKIVESKKNKTNESLIDDELKNSTKHEVKIKTLKTENKTTPSLTDDLPISAKTIVERQRRISLKTKEQEPEKETIVSDNNQLELAEIENKILEAKNKLAELEKNDNDKNVIDDDEFINIAAHDDELQFDDDKDDGCLTPPLLEHHQSSLKMNKTSEKKVSILDRLGEKKQHKPITSVASSSSEKKIRLSEIKKIENELLYGSSKSKEMHSSSSQINSKRDLKRKSNVHERIGIMSSIVKPISSNSNKRRREQHTDDDDVDKDADTTTTISSVIKITPRNSKLTKNKIQPNSNLLLKAMADAHKSINISNINNNNNNKPTTNSTTTSTAIITSSDRKNINNKRTLNDTSNENKSKKKELYTSHYNKNKKDIKTDTNKKLIQNIIIKVNTATSNVTDNNSDHSKQEDDHDKHINKDVQDEEEEVEEEAEEDEQLILPTSTTNDHVQHEKSEPKQRFIVTLNGVDENKIFKKSLKTKIKKAESDNDKLLTTTNDNDNDNDIKEEEYIKRVKISNDDIDDKKIEKKKKRAPSPITFNESDFNTKTNSSSVSTTAIGTATTILKKQNKNDEQREHKCKYWPRCKLKDGHCDGRHEPPATLPPVVVNTSQQRCKTFPLCKYGQHCYYLHPLCKYNLQCTSLNCIYKHTNRSAIQTQIPPSIASTVVAVPVPVTVPIPVANKICKYYPKCTNVQCKYIHKKPTSLPIPCRYGQYCLNQYECNYDHSIISSSSSRIINFSSSSMISNKYKLKWKSTL from the exons atggataaaataacAGAAGTTGGGCATAAAATGCGA TCGGCGATCAAagcaaaattaattgaattgggTTGTTATGTCG aTGATGAATTACCAGATTACATAATGGTAATGGTTGCAAATCATCGAAGTAAGGAAATGATGTTAGAAGATTTACAATTGTTTCTTGACTCgaatacacaaatttttgtgaattggTTACACCACGTCTTACAGAAATTACATGAAGTTACTGTCAGTAGCATTG ATATTCCCAAAATAACTAAGCAAGAGGCACGTTTAAAACGTAAAATCGttgaatcgaaaaaaaataaaaccaatgaGAGTTTAATTGATGACGAGTTAAAAAACTCAACAAAACATGAagtgaaaattaaaacattaaaaacagaaaataaaacaacGCCATCCTTAACAGACGATTTACCAATATCAGCCAAGACAATCGTTGAACGTCAACGTCGAATCTCATTGAAAACTAAAGAACAAGAACCCGAAAAAGAAACAATCGTTTCAGATAACAATCAATTAGAATTAGctgaaatagaaaataaaatattagaagcaaaaaataaattagctgaattagaaaaaaacgataatgataaaaatgtaattgatgATGATGAATTTATCAATATTGCTGCACATGATGATGAATTACAATTTGATGATGATAAGGACGATGGATGTTTAACGCCACCTTTATTAGAGCATCATCaatcatcacttaaaatgaataaaacaagTGAGAAGAAAGTATCGATATTAGATCGTTTAGGTGAAAAGAAGCAACATAAACCAATAACATCTGTAGCATCATCATCCAGTGAAAAGAAAATACGGTTATCGGAAATCAAGAAgattgaaaatgaattattatatggAAGTTCAAAGTCAAAAGAAATGCACTCAAGTTCTAgtcaaataaattctaaaagagatttaaaaagaaaatct aatgtCCACGAACGTATTGGAATAATGTCATCAATAGTAAAACCAATATCCAGTAATAGCAACAAAAGAAGAAGGGAACAACACACCGATGATGATGATGTAGATAAAGATGCggatacaacaacaacaatatccagtgttattaaaataacacctagaaattcaaaattaacaaaaaataaaatacaaccaaatagtaatttattattaaaagcaaTGGCTGATGCACAtaaatctattaatattagtaatattaataataataataataataaacctacAACGAATTCAACAACTACTAGCACAGCAATTATTACATCAAGtgacagaaaaaatattaataataag agAACATTAAATGATACatcgaatgaaaataaaagtaagaAGAAAGAATTATACACATcacattacaataaaaataaaaaagatattaaaacggataccaataaaaaattaattcaaaatatcattattaaagtaaatacaGCAACATCGAATGTTACTGATAATAATAGTGATCATAGTAAACAAGAGGATGATCATGATAAACATATTAATAAAGATGTTCAAGATGAAGAAGAAGAAGTTGAAGAAGAGGCAGAAGAAGATGAACAATTAATATTACCTACTAGTACTACAAATGATCATGTTCAACATGAAAA aTCAGAACCAAAACAAAGATTTATAGTAACATTAAATGGtgttgatgaaaataaaatatttaaaaaatcattaaaaacaaaaataaaaaaagcagaAAGTGATAATGATAAACTACTAACAACAACAAATGATAATGATAACGATAATGATATAAAAGAAGAGGAATATATTAAAAGGGTTAAAATTAGTAATGATGATATAgatgataaaaaaatagaaaagaaaaagaagagaGCACCATCACCAATAACATTCAACGAAAGTGATTTTAACACTAAAACAAATTCCTCATCAGTTAGTACAACAGCAATTGGTACTGCAACaaccatattaaaaaaacaaaataaaaacgatgAACAACGTgaacataaatgtaaatattggcCTAGATGTAAATTAAAAGATGGACATTGTGATGGTAGGCATGAACCACCTGCAACATTACCACCAGTTGTTGTGAATACAAGTCAGCAACGATGTAAAACGTTTCCATTATGTAAATATGGACAGCATTGTTATTATTTACATccattatgtaaatataatttacaatgtaCGAGtcttaattgtatttataaacatacaaaCAGGAGTGCAATACAAACGCAAATACCACCATCTATAG CATCAACAGTGGTTGCAGTACCAGTTCCAGTAACAGTACCCATACCAGTggcaaataaaatatgtaaatattatccAAAGTGTACAAATGTTCaatgtaaatatatacataagaaACCAACATCGTTACCAATACCATGTCGATATGGacaatattgtttaaatcaatACGAGTGTAATTATGATCATAGCATTATTAGTTCTAGTTCTAGTaggataattaattttagttcatcATCTAtgatttctaataaatataaattaaaatggaaatcaA
- the LOC123292515 gene encoding 39S ribosomal protein L37, mitochondrial, producing the protein MRLNVVLYRQHIGRMFKKHWIIQGKRTPIDTTQDIQNELLKIRNDIKIEDPKQLFETEDKEQLLKVSTVDFKEINKKSVYYYDTSNNLKKQDRICHVFNDSNVLVGGVEQAKVLLNTLQLDTTDQNVLDKLLSNKQEKFNISKQLLYKQVEDAIKSSHLYDSEQVKLPVKKDPSRPAWNFPREYGISYQRKIELLTTKLLKICETFSENKNKYLLNNGTILTSFEKDSLLYQLDVNIDKLLTSNQRLSPLISDYQQYVLNNQTQKDQKQANNNSIYPLKCNISIPTTFYYDSNRNIYPINNANYIPHTLFVSYNKCNVHNLYETEVTDEQITSRTLMKLYATVSAYVQQFNLINKTTEDISEPITIQSVTSDGQFYEFGILQVNTINLENNIQNIWWTSDKINLFDQCQYLNGRPTCTSKAESHHGHHFNTQVIDYLFAFYNHH; encoded by the exons ATGAGATTGAATGTAGTATTATATCGGCAACATATTGGTCGAATGTTTAAGAAACATTGGATTATCCAAGGAAAACGTACACCAATTGATACAACACAAGATATTCAAAatgaactattaaaaattagaaatgatATCAAAATCGAAGAtccaaaacaattatttgaaacaGAAGATAAAGAACAATTGTTAAA agTGAGTACAGTAGATTTcaaagaaatcaataaaaaatcagTTTATTATTACGATActtcaaataatttgaaaaaacaagaTCGTATTTGTCATGTTTTTAATGATTCGAATGTACTAGTTGGTGGAGTTGAACAagcaaaagttttattaaatacattacaGTTGGATACCACTGATCAGAATGtattagataaattattatctaataaacaagagaaatttaatattagtaaacaattattatataaacaagtaGAAGATGCAATTAAATCGTCACATTTATATGACAGTGAACAAGTTAAGTTACCTGTAAAGAAGGATCCATCAAGACCTGCATGGAATTTCCCTAGAGAATATGGTATTAGTTATCAACGTAAAAT agaactattaacaacaaaattattaaaaatctgtGAAACatttagtgaaaataaaaataaatacttattaaataatGGTACAATATTAACATCATTTGAAAAAGATTCACTTTTATATCAATTAGAtgttaatattgataaattattaacatcGAATCAACGATTATCACCACTAATATCTGACTATCaacaatatgttttaaataatcaaactcAAAAAGATCAAAAACAagctaataataattcaatatacccattaaaatgtaatatttcaataccaacaacattttattatgattcTAATCGTAATATATATC caataaataatGCCAATTATATTCCACATACGTTATTTGTGtcgtataataaatgtaatgtacataatttatatgaaacggAAGTTACTGATGAACAAATCACAAGTCGAACGTTAATGAAATTATATGCTACTGTTTCGGCATATGTGCAACAATTTAAT ctaataaataaaacaacagaAGATATATCCGAACCAATAACAATACAAAGTGTCACAAGTGATggtcaattttatgaatttggtATTTTACAAGTGAAcacaattaatttagaaaataatattcaaaatatatggtGGACatcagataaaattaatttatttgatcaatGCCAATATTTAAATGGTAGACCAACATGTACCAGCAAAGCTGAAAGCCATCATGGTCATCATTTTAATACACAggttattgattatttattcgCATTCTATAATCACCattaa